The genomic segment AGCCGAAGCCGGAAAGGAAACTGCGCAGGCTGATTTTTGGCAAGCTCGAACAGTCTTCTGCTAATGTTTCCCGTGGCGGGCGAAAAGTCTTCGCTCGCAGTAtaacaactttcttttttctcttttaatcTTGCTATAGAGCAGCGAGAATGGCTTCTTTTAATTTGAAACTTGAAAAACCTCACGATGATGGGACGACACTTGTGAGCCGCATAAGGTCCTAACTGGGGAGCGCATTTCATGGAATTGCAGGGTAGGACCTCGGTCACACCGGTGAGAGCAGTTTTTATGCGCTCTTCAGAGTATTCCCGCGAGTCAGGAATGCCATGGAAAAGATTTCCGTGTCTGGATCTGTCCTCTTGTTCGTCAATGCTTAAAGTGAAGGTATCATCATGCTGAGTAGTTAGGCTTCCTACTGACGCTTGGAAGCCAGCCTTAGTTTGGTTATATCGATCGAGCGATTTCGTTCTTTTCTTACGAAGATTTCCAGCCTCTTCTGCATGCTCCCAATGTTTTttagtgttgttttttttttcattgttctttCGGCAAGATTTTATTGCGTTACGTCGAAAACTAACTCAACACACACAATTATATAAATTCACCACGTTGTTCTGTTCATAATTATATTTCATTTTCAGCCTCCTCAAATACTCTTCAATTATCATTCGCTAAATATTGCTACGTAAAGTTCTCGTTCAGACTTGTTTTTGTACAGTTTTTCTTCTCGTACCATTCAGTGCTGGAATGCTTTGCCCGGCAATGCACGTGAATGCCCTTTAGATGAATTTCTTATTGATGTTTAATGGTTGGAATGTATCTGTGAAATTCATTGTTCTTTTCCTACTCTTGCTATAGTCAAATGTTTGGCTTCAgtgtgtacaaataaataaacctgACCCTTAGCCGACTGCACAGATCAAGAGCGAACGTCTTTTACTCTTGCTCGAAAGATTGGTCTGGCAAGTTATCTGGTTCTACCAAAACCGCGGATCGAGTTCGAGGGCCGGCGTTAGATTCAACACATCCTCAACGTACTAACAGGAAAATCATTGAAAAACCATCACCAGCAGTTTCACAAAGCATCTCTGGGCGCGGGAGCAACAGCAAGATGTGGATCGCCGGACTTATTTACGAACATACAACAGCGTTTGCACACCTGCCGAGCACATAGTGAGTCGGTCATAAAACTTTGTTATCGATACCGGGAGTGATAGGTTCCGCTACGCGACCAGGTGCGCCTCAGTCGGTGCTGAAGGCGACCGCCTCTTGGGCTCGTGCTGTGACCCGGACTTGTACTTCCGAAGCAGAGCTGACCAGCAGGGTCTCACACTTTTGCGAGCCTACAGGCTTCTGGGGTTCCTCAGGGGTGTAGGTCTGCGGGGCACTCAAGCACATAAATGCGAAGAGTGAGCCGTCTTCACAGCGTTTCACCCGCGCCCAGTGAAGAGCCAAACGGTAGGCGAACTGTTCAAATGAGCCATGCAGTTCGACGTCTTCGTCACTATAGCTGCCTCGAGGAAGGGCTGTTGCGTTCGCTTGAAGCAAATCCACGGAAAAGGCAGCTGAGAAGATCTTGACGGTTCGCGCTTTCGTACCGTTGCCACGATGGCGGCTACGATCTAGACGAGGGATTTGCCATGGACCGAGCTAGCATCACCACGGATGCAAACACGTTTCTCCTGGCTGAAGATTGATGCCGTCACTGATGGGGCTGACGGTGTATCGTTGAGCTGCACCGAACGCAAGGATGCGTGTACCGGCGAGGCCGACCATCCGCACAGGCAGGCAGCACTGCAATGCAGAAAGAGCGCAAACTCTGCAGGAGGAGGCAGTAAAAAACTGCCGACTGGTCCCCTACGGCTGCCTAAAAGTCAAATAGTATATTTTAGTTCATTAACGAAATTGCTGCTGAAGGCTTTCTTGCTGCTAAGGTCTGTCTCGTCACGCAGTGTATCCGGTAAAACGGCAGGGCCCTGCGTatgagagtttctttttttttaaagagtgttCCAGATAAAATGGAACACCTGGTACATATCTCGTGTGGCGTCTTTCTTGTTTCTGtaattgttttccttttttccctctcttctcACGCTTTAACCAATAGATCAACACCGCACCCTGCTGTTGTTGTGAGCCCGGTAGCAGACACTTTCCGAATAAAAGCTTGCATGCAAACGTAATCGCCTTTGCGCACGCTAAGAAATAACGGTGTCCTCACTGCGCGTGTACCGTACCTTATTGGGTTCCTGCAACTTACGTACTGTCATCATACTTTCAAACGCGACCAATTCCGAAACTACACCAGTGCGTTGTTCCCTTTCCGGGTTCACCTGAACTTTTCACAGTGACTGCATTCAGACTCCAAAGCGTACATTTGGGACTACTACACGCTTAAATACCCGCTACAGAGTGAATGCGCGTGTCAATTCCATGTGTTCACCCGTAACAGGAGTTCTGATCAGCTTCCTGTTCGCATTTCCACCTATGTTGGTGGTGCGTTATGTATCTGGCCTGCTGCTCTGCGCAGGGCGGGTAAGCATGTGACGGGGGCTTTTTCCCAAACAGTATACAGTTGACTGTCTCTATAAAGAAATATTGGGGACTCCAACGTAACTCGTTATACAGGCCACTTCGTTGTAAATGTcgtgcaccgcacagctcacAATAGCACCGGCACAGAGTGGTTCCTTCGCTATACAGCTCATCTCGTTGTACAGAGGCGTTTGTTGCAGAGGCGCTCGACTGTAGACTGTGCCTCCAGTTCGGTCGCCCGTGAGGAAACAGTTTGCGTGCTTTGTGACTTGTTCTCGTGGTTGTAGTGCACGGTCGTTATTTTCcatcttgctttctctctctctctctctctctctctctcgctatctatctatctatctatctatctatctatctatctatctatctatctatctatctatctatctatctatctatctatctatcgttaTTTCCcatcttgctttctctctttctttcgctatctatctatctatctatctatctatctatctatctatctatctatctatctatctatctatctatctatctatctatctctgaaTGAAAGCTCTTGGTTCCAGGCCGCGGCGCCCGACTACGAGCCGCCGACGGCCGAGAAGATGGCGGACGTCCTGCTTCCCCGGCGACTGGGCCAGCTGCGGGACGCCCTGTCGCCGTCGATCGCCAAGGCGGCCGCCGACTCCGCCTCGGCGGTCATCGGCGTCTGGCTGGGCGAGTCGGACGACGTGTACGCGAGCGTCGACGTGTCGTACGCGACGCGCCACTTCCGCACCGAGACGAAGAGCGTCGCCTTCAGGCGGGTCGCCGCCGATCAGGACGCCGCCGACGCGGTCCGCGACGTGTTCGAGTCGGCGCTCCAGCGATGGAACGTCGACAAGAACGTACGGAGAAGATTCGGAGTTATTGTTTACGAACGTTATCGAGTGTTCTTTAAGGAGAGCTCGAAGCCTATCATCCTGAGGGCAGCTCAATGGCACCGACGTGTTACGAACGTGAAAAAGCAATTGTTAATGCCTTAACATTAGAAGTGTCAAAGTCGaaaagagtgtgtgtgtgtgaagtgtgggaagttGGTCACGTGGAAGaatatatatagtgcaactgacAGTGGTCATCGGCTCCGGACCactgtcagttgcacttcgctgcTCCAAGAGGCACTTCCTGTGTGAattgagctcctgaacaacacattTTCAAtgcggtgaacgcggtttaaatcatggatgcGGGATCTCAGAGACATGCGAAGTAACGCTAACGCATTTTTCTCGCATTTCCCGCTAACTCACAATTGAACTTCCTTTTTTTAGTATTCTGGTTAGAAGCCAGAAGACGAATGCAAAGGGCAGATAGCCGGTGGAccattacagaatgggtgtcaagggaagagaagcgcagtggaggacggcagTAAATTAAGTGGggtgacaaaattaggaaatttctaGGCGCAAGATGGAATCAGCTAGCGTTAGACATGGGCAATTAAATATcgctgggagatgccttcgtcatGCCCCCAGTGGACATAAatacaggctgctgctgctgatgatgatactagTAGGATCCAAGTCCCAGTGGAGGCGCTTTCTGCATTAACAGGCGCAGGTCTTGAAGGCTATGCTTTCGCTGGATGCATGCGGCGGGAGCGATCACGGGAGCCCGAAACACGTCACAGACTTTGGGTTTTTAGACGCCGCCTATTATGCCGTGTATAGCGGGATACGAGGCACGCTAAAGCTCTCCATTGTCGTTCAATACCGACCACGCcgctgcgtgaaaaaaaaattgcggtcTTCGTGCGGTTACGACCGTGGCGAGTTTCTTTTGTGTCTTTTCGATAACCCCGGCAGCGTATCATGCGAGTTCTGGTGGATAGTCCGGCCCGCACGGCCAAGACCTTCTCCTTTCCCGGCTGGGCGAGCGACTCGAGCCACGGAGGAGGCCAGGGAGGCGTGGCCGCCTGTTCGATGGACTCTGGAGAGTTCGACCTGAGCCACGAAATACTGGAGGAACTGGACTCGTCCGAACAAGACTGGTCCATAAGCTCTAATTACCGCCTGCACTGTGCCCTGCGGAGTGCATTCGACGTGGTGAGTACGCTTTCGTTTATGTATATAAATGTAACACCATGTGCTTAATGTGTATGTGCAACACGATGCAAGTGCttaattaaataaattatttaaCGACTATTTGCGACGGctaatcagaaagtatttgcccctatcttttattagccaaagtaatgtacatacaggtaattacaaatacacGTACTATACTACGTACCTTACGCTATTTTGCCACATGGTCCCCAAACAGGTTCAGACCATTTGTCTCAACgtagcactaaatttgagatgctccTGTCGCCAGTCAGCGACACACGCGGCTTCCCCGAACGCTCGTTGTCAGGCAAGTCTTCACGTccttttgcgaactcgcaacaccaccgCCACAAGCCTGACACCTTGTCCCCATACGTGTGCTGGATTTCCCTGTgtatttcgatgggcgttcgtctcttgctccatagaaaagGAATCGCGCTTCGTTGCTCGTACTccatggacgtgtgaagcacaaccgccatcttcaacatctgacagcagcgccgtgccgcggagctaccggtaGATATGGCCTGGCCGGTGCAAGAAAAATCCACCGCTGGGAATCGTTATGGTGGCTTCGCAGTTACAGCCGTGATTTGTCTAATGAAGATACtttttgattcgccctcgtagtgtgtgtgtgtgtgtgtgtgtgtgtgtgcgcgctttgaggcgaaagccttatatgtctCATTGGTCAGTCCCTTGAGCGAAAACGCGTCGACGACATTGAAGgtacaaaaaggctacgaacccacgaccttcggtggcagtcgaacccacgaaCTTTTGATGTTAATTGAGGccacgaaccctcgacctttggtgagaaTCGAACGACTACCAGTCTAAGCGAATTAAGAGGTATGTGTACCTCATGTGTCCTTCTTTAATGCGTCGGCACTGGGACTGTCGCCTTCAAGTCTTCTTTGGGATAACGTAAGAGACCCTGTGAATTTTTTTAATGGACGTAGGCATATCACGGAAATGTGGCCTCGCTTATGGTTTCTGTTTAGTGGTGTTCGCCTCCAGGCGATCCATCCGAAGGGGCCGGATTCGACTGCATGCTTCGtgctacttaaaaaaaaaaacgctcgaaATATAGGAATATTACCcggtatgtatgtataaatagaGCAGGCGCAGGCGCATTCGCCCTGCGTATAATATAGTCGTCTGAGAAACGCTGAGAACGGCGCGAATGCAAAGCTTGATAACCTAACAAAGCGCGCCCGCAGTGTACAAATACACAACTCATTTGCGAAGCCGTAACGTGTGGCGATGTAACTTACGGCCCGACCTTAATGTGCGCTTCTACTGCTCCCTAAGCCTGCGGCACCGCCGTAAATTAATGCACATTTTAAGCTGCGTGGAAGAACAGCTAAAGCGGGTTGTTAATTATTCGCGACGCTATAGTTCAAAGCTGCAGACTCGAGGTGTTGCGGGTTCTACAGGAAAGGCAGCGTGCACCACCGCCGAGAAAACCTCGCGGGTTGAAATATTTAtcgtaaaaaaaaatggggggggttCGCAAATGTGTGTCTAATAATGTACGCCGACCGTCTGAGCGTGCGCTTGCACACGGGAGACCCGAGCGGCAAACGAGGTCTGGGCAGGTGGGTGGGCGGCAGGAGGGGGCGAGGGGGAGGCAGGGGGGGGCAGAAAGGGCAACGCGTGTCTGAGCGCAGACCGGCGCCTAACGAGCACTCGAGCTAACAACCTGTGCCCCGTGTTCGTTCCGCACTCGACGACGACAGAGGAAGGGTAACGTCGTGTAAGCTGAGGCGCCGAGTGGTTCGCGGTGTACCTTCGTGATGTTGGGGTGGGAGAAGTCTTTCGGACTCGGGACGGCGCGCGGCATTCTGCAATGCTAGCCCCTCCCCCTGCAGTCATTCATAATAAGTACAGCCTCGGTTTCGGTCGGTTGCTTTGCGCATGCGCGTTCAGACGCGTCTTTCGAGACGATCTTTCGTAGTAAGGTTGGGAAAAATGGCAGTAGAGCGCGAAAGGAGATCTAGAAGAACGTGGAACTAGGCTGGTTAGTAATCAATCTTGGCACAAAAAAGAACGCATGGCCGCACAACGTCCCTCggtctctctctatctatctttctccttgtgtgtgtgtgtctatgcgtgcgtgcgtgcgtgtatgcgtgcgtgtgtgcgtgtgtgtgtgtgtgtgtgtgtgtgtgtgtgtgtgtgtgtgtgtgtgcgtgtgtgtgtgtgtgtgtgtgtgtgtgtgtgtgtgtgtgtgtgtgtgtgtgtgtgtgtgtgtgtgtgtgtgtgtgtgtgtgtgtgtgtgtgtgtgtgtgtgtttgtgtgtgtgcatttaaCTCCCCGGTTAGGCaagtgggcacagaagtgtccCGGCTTCACACACGGCTTTCTTAAGGGTGTGATCTCTCCTGGGGAAAGATCCTGCGCCGTTGAAATCCCGTCGAGCACTTTGGGCGCAACAAAACCCTATAGAACAGCCTCTGAGCCACTTCCGTGGAGGCAATTTTCTGTGGCAACCCAAAACACCCGTTAAGTGGGGATACTCCCACGGGTTAGCCCCCATGCAGAGTATCTCACGGCCTCACCGTTGCTGTGAGACGATAATAAGCTCCACGAACCAACCAAGCATTCCGGCAGCCGGTCCTTCCCTTCTTCCAGGACCAGGACGTGGTCAGTCTTGTGGCCCGGTGCAGCCGCGTCGTGTCCGGCATCAAGGCCAGCGCGCGCgacgcggccaccgtggccggagCGACGGGCGTGTCCTTCCCGTTCCCGTCCAGCTACTCGGACGAGTGGACCTCGCAGCTGGACTGCCTGCGCGAGCTGTGCTCGGTGTTCACGCAGCACGCGGACCTGCAGGAGCGCATCTACGCCTGCAAGGAGGTGGGCCTGACAACCAACGACGTGGCGCTGCTGCAGGacctgctcgaggtgctggcgcCGCTCGAGGAGGCCACCAACGCCTTGCGACAGCCGCAGGAGACCGTGGGACTGGTCCTGCCCGCGCTCAGGAACCTGCAGGTGAGCCAGGGAACCACTGGGAGTGCGGAattatttgggcttgttggttcggTGCATGCAGTTTGCTGGACACCGTAGCGTTTAGGCAAGCCGCACGAGAAAGAACGACAGCGCGCTAACTTTGGACTAAGTTTTTTTATTAGTATTAGTACTAGTAGTGGCATGTTTATATCCGAAACTAGAGCACCGAGTACAGACCGTTTTACGAAAGTGTTTAggtgccgccatcttgggctgtCAACGCTGCTGTTTTCTGTCTTTAACGACGAAGTGTGCGTTACTACAGTCGATTCGCAAGCATGAAAGTAGTTGTATAAATGCGTTCAGCGTTTCATGACCATGTTACGGCACTGTGCGTCCGATAAAACACAGAGATTGTTTGCGTAACAGCCTACGATGGCTGCGCCCGTGAATGCTATATGAGAGCGTCTATATATAGCGACGAACTGAAACAGGCAGCGCGTATCGTCGCCACGTGCGGTGTCAGCAGAGTCCAGACGGCGCATTTCGCTTCTACTCACAGCTATAACAAAGTGAGCGCTTTCGCAGCTAGCACACGGCCGGTTTCTTCGAAGGCCAGGAAGCCGTCGCCTTCAAGGATGTGCGCTTTCCGGAGGCACCACACTGAAATTGGTAAAGGGAGCGGCAGCGTTCGCTTGCGAAGGGTCGCTGCATGACGTCATTTTCGTTCCTAGTTCTTAAAGCGCTGCTTTTCCCTGCAAAGGCTTCCGGACTTGCCTGACCGTGGCTGCTAGGTGATGCTGCTGTCTTAAGTACTTAAGCAAAAAAAGTTTCCATTACGAGTCCAGTGGTGGGATCGAACGATTGGGCTCCAACCCAACAGTCCGATGATCTAACCATTAGACTTCATTCGCACGTATGCTTATATCCTGCCAACCCCAGGTATATAtatctttgagatgatcgccgcgcGTTTAACATAGCGTAGCACAGGCTGCGCGAGAGCCAGTTTTCTCtgcgccaaagacgcaggaacgAAATGGGCACATTTGTGTCGTTCGATTACCCGCTCCAAGAAAGCTTGGCTTTGTATATATCCCAAGGTATCCGTTGGATCGGCGTAATATTGTCTTCTCGTTTTTTTCGACCCCACGCGTCTTTAGTTAGTAACCGAACGTTTACAGTAGCTTATTCTGCCCGTAAGGTTACCGGCCTAACTTCTTGCAGTATTCAAATTCCCTGCTATCGCTGTGGATGCTCCCGGCGAAACAgctaatggttttttttttttttttacagcgaagctgcatatgtcTAGGTTCGGAAAATGTTTTGCCTCTGTCTATCGAGTCGCATCGACGGAGAAAATGAAATGCCATAGCCTACCAACCaatctttctttctcgttttcttcTGACGTAGTCATCACCCCAATGACGTTATCGGCAGTTGCGCTTTGGACTTGCTATAGGCAGGGCGCGCGTAGTTCGCCCTGAGGAAGCATAACGTGCCCTCAAAGATCGCCGACGTGAACAACAGCGCGATGGGGCGCGATGGGGCGCGATAGCGACGGGAAGCCGCGGCCGCCGAACGCGCAGCGACCATCGGTCGCGACCATCGAGTAGCTGCTTTCTCACCGTCGAAGTGCAGTGGGGCCCCTCTGGAGcgtcggcggcggcagcagcgagaatagagagttttagatgaGGGGACTCAATCGGCTTGCGTGCgctgatctaaaactctctaatatgtgCGATGACGGCAAGCGAATACGACCGACCAGGAAGCGGGCCGCGGATGTCAAGCTCAAGTGGTGTGCCCGTCAGGCAGGACCCCCGAGTACCTTGAGTTTGAAAAGCGCAAGGCGTAGACGTGGCTACAATCCATCGGCATTAACGTTTCCCCCGGGGCGACGGCGAGGTTCGAGCGGGAGTTTGTGGGCAACTCGTTTGGCTCCAGGTCTGTGGTgtgtgtgatcgactgtggtttgCCGGGAACTGGACCACCATCGGCCGTGTGCGTGATCAACATCGGCGTGAATGTGCGGCGATGGCTTTGCTACCGTGTGTGTgcaccaggctgctgctgctgctgctgctgctgctgctgctgctgctgctgatgatgatgatgacgacgacgacgatgatgatgatgatgatgtgtgcaCTCGGGGTGTCCTGACGGGCACAAAGCTTGGCATCCGCGGCCCGCTCCTCGTCGGTCGTATTCGCCCGCCGTCGCCGCACATAtaagagagttttagattaggggacgcgagccgcttgcgtcccctaatctaaaactctctattctcgctgctgccgccgccgccgccgctccagACTCTGTAGTTCTTCGTCGgtgtaccacagcgaccacaaagttATGGTCACTGTGGTAACGAATGAGAGAAAATAAAAGATGATAACAACCATGAAGTTACGTGTACGTATGTGCCTTTATTCAATCATTATAGCAAGAAccatataaataaatatagtcATCACAACAGTAAAGCCAAATACAGCTTCGCTAGTTATCCTTcttcagagtggaagggcactaagttttcttttcctgtttcttttttctttttttgccgaatTCAGGCGCCCCGAtccaaacttcaaaaaaaaaagtggcttgGGAAATGCTTTCGGACAATACATACCAAGATCCGGCACGATGTTGGAATTTAAATGACTCGAAGGTTGTTTGAGTTAGGGAAGTAGCAGCAGTAGCGAACGATGCGAACGCAGCCTCGTCGCTTATAGCTTtgtcacaaggacgaaggcgatTCTCGTGGGAAGAATGTTGATGGGAGGCGTATGCATTGAGGAGTACGACACCTATGTAAATACATATAAGGCCTGATACCGTGCCCCAGTAGTGCTCTGTCCAGTTTATCCTCTCTTGTGTGCCGCGTGTGGTTTTTACCGCATTTTAAAATAGCTATAATGAATCGATAGCAACTTGCCCAACAAGAAGTTCTCTTAAGTCCCAGTGGCACagtcactttatttatttatttatttatttatttatttatttatttatttgtcacaGTGCCCACAGCGCCAACAAGGCATTattagggcggggggggggggggaggagttacACACTGCAGTTTGAAATGCTGAGATATGTACAGGTATTCGTTGAACATCAAAAGCAACAATCTGACATAGCGCatcaaataacaataataaaatatTACATTATAAAAAAAGTAAGAAGCTACATCAGGGAATCGATAACAGAGTTGGAAATAATGGTGGCAACATGGTCTGTTAAGCTATTCCTTTCTGAGATTGtgcgcggaagaaaaaaaaaagaatgtctaaTCCTCTCCGTATTCCCTAACCTTCTTTTGTGTGATCGATTCGTGGAGAGACTTAATGCGATATGAATACATAGTTGTCCATGTCTATGCCCATtccagaaagaaaaatatatatttggaGACATGAAATATATCGCGCGTGATCGGCCGAGAAAGGCTACATACCCACTGACTGACCCAAACTGTCTTCTAAGCCAGACAGCGGCAAGCCGTCTATTCCGGCACAAATCGAATGCCCCGGGTTGTATACTTGCCAGTAAAACGACAGCGCATACTCGGTGACCAAAGTTGTCTGCTATATACAACGAGAAATATATCCGGACAAAAAAATGTCAAAGAGCTCCAAACTACGGGgaataagaaataaaataataaacgaCAAACGTTCGCTTTGAAAAGTGTCTCGGGCAAGAGCGTTCTTTTATGTCGTTAGGGATCGCGCGAAATAATTGCAGGGCTCGCGCGAACCCTTCTTCcgctctccctccctctctctctctctctctcgttctcgcAGGTCAGTCTGACGCGGGCGGTGGCGAGGGACAGCTTCCAGCTGAAGACGATGGCCGAGAACCTGCTGCGCAGCATGGAGACGCACTTCGGCCACAGCTGGAACGACCCGGTGCTGCTGGCGGGCGCGCTGCTGGACCCTCGCTTCAAGGTGGCCTGGTGCGACGAGCAGACCGCGTGCAAGATGAAGGAGGCCATCGAGAAGCAGCGCGCCGCGCTCAACCTCCACTGCCCGCCCGTGGTCGCCGTTCAACgccgcgacgccgacgccggcAACAAGGGCCAGAAGCTGTTCCGGAACATTCGGAACCTGGACACCTCGTCGACCCAGCAGCCGGGGCCGACGACGCCGCTGGGACAGGAGCTGTGCCTGTACCTGTCCGAGGACACGACGGAGGACACCGTGACACCCCTGGGCTACTGGAAGGCGAATCAGCCGCGCTTCCCGATCCTGGCCAGGCTGGCGCTGTCGGTGTTCGCCGTCGGCGGCACGCCTGCCACCGTCGACGAGGTGGCCTCCGTTGCGGCGGCGATTCAAGCGGCTCGTCGGAATCGCTTCACCGACGAACAGTTGGAACAGGTGGTGCTTCTGCGAAGACACCTGATGTAGCGATGTCACGCGACCTTGGGGACGCTGTAAGCCGTCCAGGACCGCTATGCCGTCGCCCCGAATGTACCAGGCAATCGCTCGAAGAACTCGTTCTGCTTGCTGCGGTATACTGTTCAGACGAAGGGCAAAAAAGAGACAGGACACACATTGCACGCACATGTGTGTCTGTCTCGTTTTGGTCCTTCATATAAACAGTGTAGCTCAGCAAGCAGGATGATGTCATACCAAGCTAGCCCCAGTCGAAGCTTTACTGAGCGTTCGACGAAGACAACTGGATCTACGAAACTCATTGGTCAGGAAGTGTCTGTGCCGTTCTGAGGACACGGCTGCAGGTGACACGCGATGACTCATCGGTTACTAAAAGACAAATCGGCCGTGCTCCGTGCTTGTGGACAGGCTGGTGGTGACTGTTTGCCGTGGGTGGCACGTTGACCACCGACAAAGAGGTGACGTCTGTTACGGTGGCGAC from the Dermacentor variabilis isolate Ectoservices chromosome 9, ASM5094787v1, whole genome shotgun sequence genome contains:
- the LOC142557402 gene encoding uncharacterized protein LOC142557402 isoform X1 — protein: MADFGSDESKPLVVDLQERQSAAVTGSSVAAIIHRRTFTRGPPPASWRRFYITRTEGTRLIGTCLLCSEYIHATAGVSSNLLRHLKRKHPRELEIALHLQDCKQRKVGPTTTSSSSSSVSQVPVSTASGDVLGRAALPPPVPYERPALQMAPGNVGSSSATVFMTTMHDSSSTGSYILSDMPHDAVDDQNNSLRFAWSLDSLNTSMTPSFVESQPNNEMTVQTVSRYPAITTNDCASASSVDSPGTSSATASPSVVVDSHDGPRSRRNEINDAVLGLVWRDLEPFEVVNRPGFLQLMKLWWQSAREGDTTLRMFVAAAPDYEPPTAEKMADVLLPRRLGQLRDALSPSIAKAAADSASAVIGVWLGESDDVYASVDVSYATRHFRTETKSVAFRRVAADQDAADAVRDVFESALQRWNVDKNRIMRVLVDSPARTAKTFSFPGWASDSSHGGGQGGVAACSMDSGEFDLSHEILEELDSSEQDWSISSNYRLHCALRSAFDVPVLPFFQDQDVVSLVARCSRVVSGIKASARDAATVAGATGVSFPFPSSYSDEWTSQLDCLRELCSVFTQHADLQERIYACKEVGLTTNDVALLQDLLEVLAPLEEATNALRQPQETVGLVLPALRNLQVSLTRAVARDSFQLKTMAENLLRSMETHFGHSWNDPVLLAGALLDPRFKVAWCDEQTACKMKEAIEKQRAALNLHCPPVVAVQRRDADAGNKGQKLFRNIRNLDTSSTQQPGPTTPLGQELCLYLSEDTTEDTVTPLGYWKANQPRFPILARLALSVFAVGGTPATVDEVASVAAAIQAARRNRFTDEQLEQVVLLRRHLM
- the LOC142557402 gene encoding E3 SUMO-protein ligase ZBED1-like isoform X3; this encodes MADFGSDESKPLVVDLQERQSAAVTGSSVAAIIHRRTFTRGPPPASWRRFYITRTEGTRLIGTCLLCSEYIHATAGVSSNLLRHLKRKHPRELEIALHLQDCKQRKVGPTTTSSSSSSVSQVPVSTASGDVLGRAALPPPVPYERPALQMAPGNVGSSSATVFMTTMHDSSSTGSYILSDMPHDAVDDQNNSLRFAWSLDSLNTSMTPSFVESQPNNEMTVQTVSRYPAITTNDCASASSVDSPGTSSATASPSVVVDSHDGPRSRRNEINDAVLGLVWRDLEPFEVVNRPGFLQLMKAAAPDYEPPTAEKMADVLLPRRLGQLRDALSPSIAKAAADSASAVIGVWLGESDDVYASVDVSYATRHFRTETKSVAFRRVAADQDAADAVRDVFESALQRWNVDKNRIMRVLVDSPARTAKTFSFPGWASDSSHGGGQGGVAACSMDSGEFDLSHEILEELDSSEQDWSISSNYRLHCALRSAFDVPVLPFFQDQDVVSLVARCSRVVSGIKASARDAATVAGATGVSFPFPSSYSDEWTSQLDCLRELCSVFTQHADLQERIYACKEVGLTTNDVALLQDLLEVLAPLEEATNALRQPQETVGLVLPALRNLQVSLTRAVARDSFQLKTMAENLLRSMETHFGHSWNDPVLLAGALLDPRFKVAWCDEQTACKMKEAIEKQRAALNLHCPPVVAVQRRDADAGNKGQKLFRNIRNLDTSSTQQPGPTTPLGQELCLYLSEDTTEDTVTPLGYWKANQPRFPILARLALSVFAVGGTPATVDEVASVAAAIQAARRNRFTDEQLEQVVLLRRHLM
- the LOC142557402 gene encoding uncharacterized protein LOC142557402 isoform X2, translated to MADFGSDESKPLVVDLQERQSAAVTGSSVAAIIHRRTFTRGPPPASWRRFYITRTEGTRLIGTCLLCSEYIHATAGVSSNLLRHLKRKHPRELEIALHLQDCKQRKVGPTTTSSSSSSVSQVPVSTASGDVLGRAALPPPVPYERPALQMAPGNVGSSSATVFMTTMHDSSSTGSYILSDMPHDAVDDQNNSLRFAWSLDSLNTSMTPSFVESQPNNEMTVQTVSRYPAITTNDCASASSVDSPGTSSATASPSVVVDSHDGPRSRRNEINDAVLGLVWRDLEPFEVVNRPGFLQLMKLWWQSAREGDTTLRMFVAAAPDYEPPTAEKMADVLLPRRLGQLRDALSPSIAKAAADSASAVIGVWLGESDDVYASVDVSYATRHFRTETKSVAFRRVAADQDAADAVRDVFESALQRWNVDKNRIMRVLVDSPARTAKTFSFPGWASDSSHGGGQGGVAACSMDSGEFDLSHEILEELDSSEQDWSISSNYRLHCALRSAFDVDQDVVSLVARCSRVVSGIKASARDAATVAGATGVSFPFPSSYSDEWTSQLDCLRELCSVFTQHADLQERIYACKEVGLTTNDVALLQDLLEVLAPLEEATNALRQPQETVGLVLPALRNLQVSLTRAVARDSFQLKTMAENLLRSMETHFGHSWNDPVLLAGALLDPRFKVAWCDEQTACKMKEAIEKQRAALNLHCPPVVAVQRRDADAGNKGQKLFRNIRNLDTSSTQQPGPTTPLGQELCLYLSEDTTEDTVTPLGYWKANQPRFPILARLALSVFAVGGTPATVDEVASVAAAIQAARRNRFTDEQLEQVVLLRRHLM